One window of the Bartonella bacilliformis KC583 genome contains the following:
- a CDS encoding Hsp33 family molecular chaperone, with protein MKKKSDQTKNDIHFNDIDLNREDTVIPFQVEGLDTRGRAVQLGEVLNSILTQHQYPEPVSYLLAEALVLTVLLGTSLKLEGKLILQTHSDGPVNMLVCDFTVPSNLRGYARFDEERLKQAIIDNQTSPEMLLGKGTLAFTIDQGAHMQRYQGIVALDGSNLQKVACTYFDQSEQIATNIRLAVATLIHRDQQGQMKKSWRAGGILTQLLPQASSHQKIQEVKTHNQLEDQWQEVKALTETIENTELTDPQVGTGRLLFRLFHAQGVKVFKAFPIVAQCSCSHEKIKEILDGFSSEERIQITENEKISVTCEFCSTIHHFKPQELSETKT; from the coding sequence ATGAAAAAAAAATCCGACCAGACTAAAAATGACATCCATTTCAATGACATTGACTTAAACAGAGAGGATACTGTCATCCCCTTTCAAGTTGAAGGACTTGACACCCGTGGACGAGCTGTACAACTCGGAGAGGTTTTAAACTCTATCCTTACACAACATCAATATCCTGAACCTGTTTCATATCTTTTAGCAGAAGCTTTAGTTTTAACTGTTCTCCTCGGCACATCACTTAAACTTGAAGGCAAACTTATTTTACAAACCCATTCCGATGGGCCAGTAAATATGTTAGTATGCGATTTTACAGTTCCTTCTAATCTACGAGGTTATGCACGTTTTGATGAAGAACGCTTAAAACAAGCAATCATTGACAATCAGACATCTCCAGAAATGCTGCTTGGAAAAGGCACTTTGGCCTTCACTATTGACCAAGGAGCCCATATGCAACGCTACCAAGGAATTGTTGCATTAGATGGATCAAATTTACAAAAAGTTGCCTGTACTTATTTTGACCAATCAGAACAAATTGCGACCAATATCCGTTTAGCGGTCGCTACATTAATTCATCGTGACCAGCAAGGACAAATGAAGAAAAGCTGGCGAGCAGGAGGTATTTTAACACAACTCCTGCCTCAAGCATCCTCTCATCAAAAAATACAAGAAGTCAAAACCCATAACCAACTTGAAGACCAATGGCAAGAAGTTAAGGCGCTTACTGAAACCATTGAAAATACAGAACTTACTGACCCTCAAGTGGGAACTGGACGATTATTATTCCGCCTCTTTCATGCACAAGGTGTTAAAGTTTTTAAAGCCTTCCCAATTGTTGCTCAATGTTCTTGTTCCCACGAGAAAATTAAAGAAATATTAGATGGATTTTCTTCAGAAGAACGAATTCAAATAACAGAAAATGAAAAAATTTCCGTTACATGTGAATTTTGCTCAACAATTCATCATTTCAAACCACAAGAACTGTCTGAAACAAAAACGTAA
- a CDS encoding Smr/MutS family protein — protein sequence MAINEWEEKLKLLIAQDRLLWEKVCQTVIPLHRDLSPSVQKDIENIGNKKLQVAQVAPLFQEPQQRSAMVRGRKEMVAQTEKIQHFNRAIYRKVAKGHRPIEARIDLHGLVQDEAYFSLKEFFQSSQQRGLSHVLVITGKGRSHGSDGALYRFVPHWLSTAVFRCYVYAFEQASPQHGGRGALYVWLRRSI from the coding sequence GTGGCCATAAATGAATGGGAAGAAAAACTAAAGCTATTGATTGCACAAGATCGTTTGTTGTGGGAAAAGGTTTGTCAGACTGTCATACCTCTTCATAGAGATTTATCTCCTTCCGTGCAAAAAGATATTGAGAATATCGGAAATAAAAAATTACAAGTGGCACAGGTCGCTCCACTCTTTCAAGAACCTCAACAAAGATCAGCGATGGTTAGGGGAAGAAAGGAGATGGTTGCGCAAACAGAAAAAATACAGCATTTCAATCGCGCAATATATCGTAAAGTTGCGAAAGGTCACCGTCCTATCGAAGCACGGATTGATCTCCATGGTCTTGTACAAGATGAGGCTTATTTTTCTTTAAAAGAATTTTTTCAGTCTTCTCAGCAGCGTGGATTGAGTCATGTTTTGGTTATAACAGGAAAAGGCCGATCACATGGGAGTGATGGTGCTTTGTATCGGTTTGTTCCTCATTGGTTATCAACGGCGGTTTTTCGATGCTATGTTTATGCATTTGAGCAAGCTAGTCCCCAGCATGGTGGCCGGGGTGCGCTTTATGTTTGGCTGCGTCGTTCTATCTAA
- a CDS encoding Tim44/TimA family putative adaptor protein has protein sequence MGFDVVFVIALVVMVIVFVQLRNVLGKRTGFERPPFNPYSGHSKKQVEADTTGDITSFPQQINAQKGDFSDIDAIAPKGSALNDGLRAIRQADSSFSPQFFINGVQVAYEMIMTAFAQGNRDQLKELLSQNVFESFCKAIEQREKRNERIQFTFVGINKVEFIAAEMQKREELLTVRIVSEIISVIYNEQEERIDGDPEAIVEIRDVWTFVRDSVSKNPNWKLFATEDES, from the coding sequence ATGGGATTTGATGTTGTATTTGTGATTGCTCTTGTTGTTATGGTTATTGTTTTTGTACAATTACGTAATGTATTAGGTAAACGTACTGGTTTTGAAAGACCTCCTTTCAATCCTTATTCTGGTCATTCTAAAAAACAGGTTGAAGCAGATACAACAGGTGATATTACCTCATTTCCTCAGCAAATTAATGCGCAAAAGGGTGATTTTAGTGACATTGACGCAATTGCACCAAAAGGAAGCGCATTAAATGACGGTTTGCGAGCTATTCGTCAGGCTGATTCTAGTTTTTCTCCTCAATTTTTCATAAATGGTGTTCAAGTTGCCTATGAAATGATCATGACAGCTTTTGCGCAAGGCAATCGCGATCAGCTTAAAGAACTTCTTTCTCAAAATGTTTTTGAAAGTTTTTGTAAGGCTATTGAACAGCGCGAAAAAAGAAATGAAAGAATTCAATTTACTTTTGTTGGGATTAATAAGGTTGAATTTATTGCAGCAGAAATGCAAAAAAGAGAAGAGTTGCTCACTGTGCGTATTGTCAGTGAAATTATTTCCGTGATTTATAATGAGCAAGAAGAGCGTATAGATGGTGATCCTGAAGCTATTGTAGAAATCAGAGATGTCTGGACTTTTGTTCGTGACAGTGTATCGAAAAATCCAAATTGGAAGCTTTTTGCAACGGAAGATGAAAGTTAA
- a CDS encoding FxsA family protein, giving the protein MTKFYHIKPRFLLIIVLCALFVEITGFILVGREIGVLATLSLIFLTMISGSILLRIYGINLLKNIQRDLIQGHMPTHNISDEAFILIGAILLIIPGFVSDIIGILLLIKSVRTCAQSLLSLLKNKTNANAKTTTQNKFENIIELNAENYQSYDAKESPWHKSNDNHSNEKNLTDTEK; this is encoded by the coding sequence GTGACAAAATTTTATCATATAAAACCCCGCTTTTTACTGATTATTGTCCTTTGCGCTCTTTTTGTCGAAATTACTGGTTTTATCCTCGTTGGAAGGGAAATTGGGGTTTTAGCAACTTTAAGTTTAATCTTTTTGACAATGATAAGTGGGAGCATTTTACTCCGTATTTATGGCATTAACCTTCTTAAAAATATACAACGTGATCTTATTCAAGGGCATATGCCAACCCATAATATAAGCGATGAAGCTTTTATTCTTATTGGTGCAATTTTACTCATTATTCCTGGTTTTGTAAGCGATATTATAGGAATATTACTTCTTATAAAATCAGTACGCACTTGTGCTCAATCCCTCCTCTCATTATTAAAAAATAAAACCAATGCTAACGCTAAAACAACTACTCAAAATAAATTTGAAAATATAATTGAGCTTAACGCAGAAAATTATCAAAGCTATGATGCTAAAGAATCTCCTTGGCATAAAAGCAATGATAATCATTCAAATGAAAAAAACTTAACAGACACAGAAAAATAA
- the secB gene encoding protein-export chaperone SecB → MAQGGEINNDNEKPIFAVLTQYLKDLSFENPNAPRSLRPREKSPKIDININVDANPVGDDNYDVVLSLSVKADDDNDILFHVELVYGGVFHIQNIPQEHIMPLVFIECPRLLFPFVRQIISDATQNGGFPPLWIDPIDFVTLFQRRITAEQKDKPTQSS, encoded by the coding sequence ATGGCTCAAGGTGGTGAAATAAATAATGATAATGAAAAACCTATTTTCGCTGTATTGACTCAATATTTGAAAGATCTCTCATTTGAGAATCCAAACGCTCCTCGGTCATTGCGTCCACGGGAAAAATCACCCAAAATTGACATCAATATTAACGTTGATGCTAATCCAGTTGGTGATGATAATTACGATGTTGTCTTATCACTTTCAGTCAAAGCCGATGATGATAATGACATATTGTTTCATGTAGAACTAGTTTATGGTGGTGTTTTCCATATTCAAAATATCCCACAAGAACATATTATGCCGCTGGTTTTCATTGAGTGTCCCCGTCTTTTATTTCCTTTTGTACGGCAAATTATATCTGATGCGACTCAAAATGGTGGCTTTCCACCTCTGTGGATCGATCCAATTGATTTTGTAACTCTATTTCAACGACGT